One genomic segment of Scylla paramamosain isolate STU-SP2022 chromosome 11, ASM3559412v1, whole genome shotgun sequence includes these proteins:
- the LOC135104968 gene encoding uncharacterized protein LOC135104968 isoform X3 gives MGTTTVPNRNGTAIFTNLSVSKPGEGYNLTFTITYPSYAPALTTTLEETFSLTKMSAAMVLQQPSIVQAGQPTTITVHFVDKDSGLVLNGLAFKARHLWANCWQRLLRDTLRLSRGLVVYPSHLVIKEYPMVKSLHTDLF, from the exons ATGGGCACCACAACAGTTCCCAACAGGAATGGCACTGCCATCTTCACCAACCTGTCTGTCAGCAAGCCCGGGGAAGGCTACAAcctcactttcaccatcacctaCCCCAGCTATGCTccagccctcaccaccaccctggaGGAGACCTTCAG CTTGACAAAGATGAGTGCAGCAATGGTCCTGCAGCAGCCCAGCATAGTGCAGGCCGGacaacccaccaccatcactgttcaCTTTGTTGACAAGGACTCTGGCTTGGTGCTTAATGGCCTGGCTTTCAag gcCAGACATTTGTGGGCAAACTGCTGGCAAAGACTGCTGAGGGACACTTTGAGGTTATCCAGAG GACTGGTGGTGTATCCCTCACATCTGGTCATCAAGGAGTACCCCATGGTCAAGTCCTTGCACACCGATCTGTTCTGA
- the LOC135104968 gene encoding uncharacterized protein LOC135104968 isoform X2, producing MGTTTVPNRNGTAIFTNLSVSKPGEGYNLTFTITYPSYAPALTTTLEETFSLTKMSAAMVLQQPSIVQAGQPTTITVHFVDKDSGLVLNGLAFKARHLWANCWQRLLRDTLRLSRGMPRLVVYPSHLVIKEYPMVKSLHTDLF from the exons ATGGGCACCACAACAGTTCCCAACAGGAATGGCACTGCCATCTTCACCAACCTGTCTGTCAGCAAGCCCGGGGAAGGCTACAAcctcactttcaccatcacctaCCCCAGCTATGCTccagccctcaccaccaccctggaGGAGACCTTCAG CTTGACAAAGATGAGTGCAGCAATGGTCCTGCAGCAGCCCAGCATAGTGCAGGCCGGacaacccaccaccatcactgttcaCTTTGTTGACAAGGACTCTGGCTTGGTGCTTAATGGCCTGGCTTTCAag gcCAGACATTTGTGGGCAAACTGCTGGCAAAGACTGCTGAGGGACACTTTGAGGTTATCCAGAGGTATGCCaa GACTGGTGGTGTATCCCTCACATCTGGTCATCAAGGAGTACCCCATGGTCAAGTCCTTGCACACCGATCTGTTCTGA
- the LOC135104967 gene encoding uncharacterized protein LOC135104967, which translates to MPLNPSSSPSSLWVLVALSWMEQFSWIYLPESNLSTIPVDVVISEVSVRYQLAAQVSVVPAGWHLHFVSPGLVVYPENLKIQENSVTKNVQMNVIGWLMAAPQVNPEITGLKYSKMGALEKLCLELKAAVTIRKEQSCNKSSKYFVKKVYVEGNLLHCSQENSGTHGRLQDPQRIGRHKFNLG; encoded by the exons ATGCCGCTcaacccttcttcctctccctcaagtTTGTGGGTGCTGGTGGCTCTCTCCTGGATGGAGCAGTTTTCGTG GATCTATTTACCTGAGAGCAACTTGTCAACAATTCCTGTAGATGTCGTCATCAGCGAGGTCAGTGTTAGATACCAACTTGCTGCTCAGGTGTCTGTTGTACCTGCTGGCTGGCATCTCCACTTTGTCTCTCCTG GCTTGGTGGTGTATCCTGAAAATTTGAAGATCCAGGAGAACTCTGTCACCAAGAACGTGCAAATGAATGTCATTGGGTGGCTGATGGCAGCTCCTCAAGTGAAcccagag ATCACTGGGCTAAAGTACAGCAAGATGGGTGCCTTGGAGAAGCTGTGCCTTGAGTTGAAGGCTGCAGTCACCATCAGAAAAGAGCAAAGCTGCAACAAGTCATCCAAGTACTTTGTCAAGAAGGTTTATGTTGAAGGTAACCTCCTGCACTGCTCTCAGGAGAACAGTGGGACTCATGGACGCCTCCAAGACCCACAGAGGATTGGAAGGCATAAATTCAATCTTGGATAA